From a single Candidatus Binatia bacterium genomic region:
- a CDS encoding right-handed parallel beta-helix repeat-containing protein: MRGRLWRRPRQQCLVALLVAALGCFVTPRAALALGLTFHVDATVGDDARTPLEAQNPATPWKTIGKSLLHAEGGDTVLVAPGTYRERVESRRDGWSLSQPILLRSAVPGRAVLRPPKRGNAFLVAHDFVSLDGFTIRRAVQGVKVGPHVTRGGPVTGVVVRNLVIRASRSNGIQVVAGDGVQIAFNDVAGSGANGISYSGDASLIHDNVVKNSTQFGIYVKDGVDHQVFDNVATGNGSGPDDDVKLVGATIPPPPQTYRVDCVAGDDARTPSEAKQAATPWKTITRALAHAQPGSTVLVEPGKCTESVETRRDGLPGAPIVLRSRVAGKAVLRPPAGTVGFLVGHHHHVVDGFKIKKAVQGIRLGPHEVGDGVVTGLVARRNTVVRSRSNGIIVSNGDDVEIARNKVRGSGANGISYSGNASSIHDNVVHGNAQFGIYVRDGTGHRVWDNDAFANGTGPDDDVKILGTMGPIPAQTYYVDCMNGDDGRTATQAKNRATPWRTIRKALTFTDPDDTVQVLPGVCTEGEIETRRDGTAKAPIKIRAETRRTVIVAPPSGNGFLIGHDHHTINGFVVAGASLNGIQVGPHDVGGGAVTGVTVVDCEVLNSAVTGVKFSRAVKGTIRHSVVRGNGSHGISYAGRDGSIVNNLVYGNGCAGCGDYGISILAISGFSNAGHRVVNNTIFGNVSGGLRLGDDGSGAVFGTALNNVVVANPVGVKEQGSGSFVLDFNDVFGNGVANYQLVGSTIGPGSMSVYPEFVDPMRNDFRLSSTSAGQTVDSPCIDAGATTAAELGLGGRSTLTSGAPDVGLVDLGYHGPAG, translated from the coding sequence GTGCGGGGTCGCCTTTGGCGTCGTCCGCGGCAGCAGTGCCTCGTGGCGCTGCTGGTGGCGGCGCTGGGTTGCTTTGTCACGCCGCGTGCGGCGCTGGCGCTCGGTCTGACCTTCCACGTCGACGCGACCGTCGGTGACGACGCGCGCACGCCGCTCGAGGCACAGAACCCGGCGACGCCCTGGAAGACGATCGGCAAGAGCCTGCTGCACGCGGAAGGCGGCGACACGGTGCTGGTCGCGCCGGGGACCTACCGCGAGCGCGTCGAATCGAGGCGCGACGGGTGGAGCCTGAGCCAGCCGATCCTTCTTCGGTCCGCGGTCCCGGGCCGCGCGGTGCTGCGGCCGCCGAAGCGCGGCAACGCGTTTCTCGTCGCGCACGACTTCGTCTCCCTCGACGGCTTCACGATCCGGCGCGCGGTGCAGGGCGTGAAGGTCGGACCGCACGTGACGCGCGGCGGGCCGGTCACGGGCGTCGTCGTGCGCAACCTCGTCATCCGGGCGAGTCGCAGCAACGGCATCCAGGTGGTCGCGGGCGACGGCGTCCAGATCGCGTTCAACGACGTCGCGGGCAGCGGCGCGAACGGGATCAGCTACTCCGGCGACGCGAGCCTGATCCACGACAACGTCGTCAAGAACAGCACGCAGTTCGGCATCTACGTGAAGGACGGCGTCGACCATCAGGTGTTCGACAACGTCGCGACCGGCAACGGCAGCGGTCCCGACGACGACGTCAAGCTCGTCGGAGCGACGATCCCGCCACCGCCGCAGACCTATCGCGTCGACTGCGTCGCCGGCGACGACGCGCGGACGCCGAGCGAGGCGAAGCAGGCGGCGACGCCGTGGAAGACGATCACGCGCGCGCTCGCGCACGCGCAGCCCGGCAGCACCGTGCTGGTCGAGCCCGGCAAGTGCACCGAGAGCGTCGAGACGCGCCGTGACGGCCTGCCGGGCGCGCCGATCGTGCTGCGCTCGCGCGTCGCCGGCAAGGCGGTGCTGCGTCCGCCCGCCGGCACCGTCGGCTTCCTCGTCGGTCACCACCATCACGTCGTCGACGGCTTCAAGATCAAAAAGGCGGTGCAGGGGATCCGGCTCGGGCCGCACGAGGTCGGCGACGGTGTGGTGACCGGGCTCGTGGCGCGCAGGAACACCGTCGTCCGCAGCCGCAGCAACGGCATCATCGTGAGCAACGGCGACGACGTCGAGATCGCGCGCAACAAGGTGCGCGGCAGCGGCGCGAACGGCATCAGCTACTCCGGCAACGCGAGCTCGATCCACGACAACGTCGTGCACGGCAACGCGCAGTTCGGGATCTACGTGCGGGACGGCACGGGTCACCGCGTCTGGGACAACGACGCCTTCGCGAACGGCACCGGCCCCGACGACGACGTCAAGATCCTCGGCACGATGGGGCCGATCCCGGCGCAGACCTACTACGTCGACTGCATGAACGGCGACGACGGCCGCACGGCGACGCAGGCGAAGAACCGCGCGACGCCGTGGCGAACGATCCGCAAGGCGCTCACCTTCACCGATCCGGACGACACGGTGCAGGTGCTGCCCGGCGTTTGCACGGAAGGCGAGATCGAGACGCGGCGCGACGGCACGGCGAAGGCGCCGATCAAGATCCGCGCGGAGACGCGGCGCACGGTGATCGTCGCGCCGCCGTCGGGCAACGGCTTCCTGATCGGGCACGACCACCACACGATCAACGGCTTCGTCGTCGCCGGAGCATCGCTGAACGGCATCCAGGTCGGGCCGCACGACGTCGGCGGCGGCGCCGTGACGGGCGTCACGGTGGTCGACTGCGAGGTGCTGAACAGCGCCGTCACCGGCGTCAAGTTCTCGCGCGCGGTGAAGGGGACGATCCGGCACAGCGTCGTGCGCGGCAACGGCAGCCACGGCATCTCGTACGCAGGACGCGACGGGAGCATCGTCAACAACCTGGTGTACGGCAACGGCTGCGCGGGCTGCGGCGACTACGGGATCAGCATCCTCGCGATCTCGGGCTTCTCGAACGCCGGCCACCGCGTCGTCAACAATACGATCTTCGGCAACGTGAGCGGCGGGCTCAGGCTCGGCGACGACGGCTCTGGCGCGGTGTTCGGCACCGCGCTCAACAACGTCGTGGTCGCGAACCCGGTCGGCGTGAAGGAGCAGGGCAGCGGCAGCTTCGTGCTCGACTTCAACGACGTCTTCGGAAACGGCGTCGCGAACTACCAGCTCGTCGGCTCGACGATCGGCCCGGGCTCGATGTCGGTGTATCCCGAGTTCGTCGACCCGATGCGCAACGACTTCCGCCTGAGCAGCACCAGCGCCGGGCAGACGGTGGACAGCCCGTGCATCGACGCCGGGGCCACGACCGCCGCCGAGCTCGGCCTCGGCGGACGCAGCACGCTCACCAGCGGCGCGCCCGACGTCGGCCTGGTCGACCTCGGCTACCACGGCCCCGCCGGCTGA
- a CDS encoding LLM class flavin-dependent oxidoreductase, producing the protein MTPFSVLDLAPIVEGGDAAQALRNSLDLAQHAERWGYHRFWLAEHHGLPGIASAATAVVICYVAGGTSTIRVGAGGIMLPNHAPLVIAEQFGTLEALFPGRIDLGLGRAPGTDPLTARALRRNLNADPDEFPQDVLELMAYFQPQPRQKVHAVPGEGLRVPIWILGSSLFGAHLAATLGLPFAFASHFAPRFLMEAIDVYRQRFKPSEHLASPRVMLGYNVIAADTDEEARVLATSLQQAFVNLRTGRPTRLPPPVPDYERQLPTAVRAMLDEVLSCSAIGSPDTVRAQVRSFLARTKADELIITSHIFDHGARLRSLEIAAEVRDSLA; encoded by the coding sequence ATGACGCCGTTCTCGGTTCTCGATCTCGCGCCGATCGTCGAGGGAGGCGACGCGGCGCAGGCGCTGCGCAACTCGCTCGACCTCGCGCAGCACGCCGAGCGCTGGGGCTACCACCGCTTCTGGCTCGCCGAGCACCACGGCTTGCCGGGGATCGCGAGCGCCGCCACCGCGGTGGTGATCTGCTACGTCGCCGGCGGCACGTCGACGATCCGCGTCGGCGCGGGCGGCATCATGCTGCCGAACCACGCGCCGCTCGTGATCGCGGAGCAGTTCGGCACGCTCGAGGCGCTGTTTCCCGGACGGATCGACCTCGGCCTCGGGCGCGCGCCCGGCACCGACCCGCTCACGGCTCGCGCGCTGCGGCGCAACCTCAACGCGGACCCCGACGAGTTCCCGCAGGACGTGCTCGAGCTGATGGCGTACTTCCAGCCGCAGCCGCGGCAGAAGGTCCACGCCGTGCCGGGCGAAGGGCTGCGCGTGCCGATCTGGATCCTGGGCTCGAGCCTGTTCGGCGCGCACCTCGCCGCGACGCTCGGTCTGCCGTTCGCCTTCGCGTCGCACTTCGCGCCGCGCTTCCTGATGGAGGCGATCGACGTCTACCGGCAGCGCTTCAAGCCCTCGGAGCACCTCGCGAGCCCGCGCGTGATGCTCGGCTACAACGTGATCGCCGCGGACACCGACGAGGAGGCGCGCGTGCTCGCGACCTCGCTGCAGCAGGCGTTCGTCAACCTGCGCACCGGACGCCCGACGCGGCTGCCGCCGCCGGTGCCGGACTACGAGCGTCAGCTCCCGACGGCGGTGCGCGCGATGCTCGACGAGGTGCTGTCGTGCAGCGCGATCGGCTCGCCCGACACCGTGCGCGCCCAGGTGCGCAGCTTCCTCGCGCGCACGAAGGCCGACGAGCTGATCATCACCTCGCACATCTTCGACCACGGAGCGCGTCTGCGCTCGCTCGAGATCGCGGCCGAGGTGCGCGACTCGCTCGCGTGA
- a CDS encoding DNA-formamidopyrimidine glycosylase family protein codes for MPELPDVELYVELLRERVQDRELERIRLKSPFLVRSVEPPISAAQGKRVRAVRRLGKRVVLALEDELLLVFHLMIAGRFRWEKRGANPTGKIGLAAFDFPNGTLLLTEASQKKRASLHLVRGEAALAEHHAGGIEPLECSEAEFKAALTRESHTLKRTLTDPRVFSGIGNAYSDEILHAARLSPLKQTGKLTDEEIARLYRATRETLTTWLERLRAEFAGRFPGPGEITAFRPGFAVHGRYREPCPVCGKPVQRIRYAENETNYCAVCQNEGRLLADRALSRLLRDDWPRSIDELGS; via the coding sequence ATGCCCGAGCTGCCGGACGTCGAGCTCTACGTGGAGCTGCTGCGCGAGCGCGTGCAGGACCGCGAGCTCGAGCGCATTCGGCTCAAGAGCCCGTTCCTCGTGCGCAGCGTCGAGCCGCCGATCTCGGCGGCGCAGGGCAAGCGCGTGCGCGCGGTGCGACGCCTCGGCAAGCGCGTCGTGCTCGCGCTCGAGGACGAGCTCCTCCTCGTCTTCCACCTGATGATCGCAGGACGCTTCCGCTGGGAGAAGCGCGGCGCCAACCCGACGGGCAAGATCGGGCTCGCGGCCTTCGACTTTCCGAACGGGACTCTGCTCTTGACGGAGGCGAGCCAGAAGAAGCGCGCCTCGCTGCACCTCGTGCGCGGCGAGGCGGCGCTCGCCGAGCACCATGCAGGCGGCATCGAGCCGCTCGAGTGCAGCGAGGCGGAGTTCAAGGCGGCGCTGACGCGCGAGAGCCACACGCTGAAGCGTACGCTCACCGACCCGCGCGTCTTCAGCGGCATCGGCAACGCGTACTCGGACGAGATCCTGCACGCGGCGCGGCTCTCGCCGCTCAAGCAGACCGGCAAGCTCACGGACGAGGAGATCGCGCGCCTCTACCGCGCGACGCGCGAGACGCTGACCACGTGGCTCGAGCGGCTACGCGCCGAGTTCGCGGGCCGCTTTCCCGGTCCGGGCGAGATCACCGCGTTTCGACCGGGCTTCGCGGTGCACGGCCGCTACCGCGAGCCCTGCCCGGTGTGCGGCAAGCCGGTGCAGCGGATCCGCTACGCGGAGAACGAGACCAACTACTGCGCCGTCTGCCAGAACGAGGGCCGGCTGCTCGCCGACCGCGCGCTCTCGAGGCTGCTGCGCGACGACTGGCCGCGCTCGATCGACGAGCTCGGCTCCTGA
- a CDS encoding VTT domain-containing protein has translation MPRRVAFFLGVLAVASLFAAWTVRAQLGIELSTHGIREQVEAMGWKAPALYLALLTFRQFLFLPAIVILPVGGLCFGATVGTVLGATGIVLSALITFAIARGIGGRWLHELFGPRYAWLERRIRDAGAPVVGIVTAHPTGPMGAFFWGAGFSSMALLPFAIAVAAGGSVRAMAYAFFGSTLLTPGSPRFYVACALLAAAVILPLAHPGVRRKVLGPPARERRQEPSSSIERGQSSRSSLESARSASSRPSFWQTAQ, from the coding sequence ATGCCTCGCCGTGTTGCCTTCTTTCTCGGCGTGCTGGCCGTCGCGTCCCTGTTCGCGGCATGGACGGTCCGAGCGCAGCTCGGGATCGAGCTCTCGACGCACGGCATTCGCGAGCAGGTCGAGGCGATGGGCTGGAAGGCGCCCGCGCTCTACCTGGCGCTGCTCACCTTCCGGCAGTTCCTCTTCCTGCCGGCGATCGTGATCCTGCCGGTCGGCGGGCTGTGCTTCGGCGCGACCGTCGGCACCGTGCTCGGCGCGACCGGCATCGTGCTGTCGGCGCTGATCACCTTCGCGATCGCGCGCGGCATCGGCGGCCGCTGGCTGCACGAGCTGTTCGGTCCGCGCTACGCGTGGCTCGAGCGCCGCATCCGGGACGCGGGCGCGCCGGTGGTCGGCATCGTCACCGCGCACCCGACCGGGCCGATGGGGGCGTTCTTCTGGGGTGCGGGCTTCTCGTCGATGGCCCTGCTGCCGTTCGCGATCGCGGTCGCGGCGGGCGGCTCGGTGCGCGCGATGGCCTACGCCTTCTTCGGCTCGACGCTGCTCACGCCGGGCTCGCCGCGCTTCTACGTCGCGTGCGCGCTGCTCGCCGCCGCGGTGATCCTGCCGCTCGCGCACCCCGGCGTGCGCCGCAAGGTCCTCGGACCGCCGGCGCGCGAGCGCCGTCAGGAGCCGAGCTCGTCGATCGAGCGCGGCCAGTCGTCGCGCAGCAGCCTCGAGAGCGCGCGGTCGGCGAGCAGCCGGCCCTCGTTCTGGCAGACGGCGCAGTAG
- a CDS encoding sulfite exporter TauE/SafE family protein: MEAWSPLGLVLLAVAGVLAGFVNTLAGGGSLVTLPALLLLGLPADVANATNRVSVLAQSMVAARGLAGGERLPGSHVAWIVVPSLAGSLVGAWVAARLPASVLKPVLVGTLFVIAILMLWKPEALVPASGAEPRDPRGRPLAVLGLFAIGAYGGFLQAGVGIFLLLFLSGALHYDLVLGNALKAMLVAALTAVALAVFVVEDKVWWLPGLMLSVTSVIGAQLGVRFALRGGQDAIRKVVFVAVVASCIAAALR, from the coding sequence ATGGAAGCCTGGTCGCCGCTCGGGCTCGTGCTGCTCGCCGTCGCGGGCGTGCTCGCCGGATTCGTCAACACGCTCGCCGGCGGTGGCTCGCTGGTGACGCTGCCCGCGCTGCTGCTGCTCGGCCTGCCGGCGGACGTGGCCAACGCGACCAACCGCGTCTCGGTGCTCGCGCAATCGATGGTCGCGGCGCGTGGGCTCGCCGGCGGCGAGCGCCTGCCGGGCTCGCACGTCGCCTGGATCGTCGTGCCGTCGCTCGCAGGCTCGCTGGTCGGCGCGTGGGTCGCGGCCCGGCTGCCGGCGAGCGTGCTCAAGCCGGTGCTGGTCGGCACGCTGTTCGTGATCGCGATCCTGATGCTGTGGAAGCCCGAGGCGCTCGTGCCGGCGAGCGGCGCCGAGCCGCGCGACCCGCGCGGGCGTCCGCTCGCGGTGCTCGGGCTCTTCGCGATCGGCGCCTACGGCGGCTTCCTGCAGGCGGGGGTCGGGATCTTCCTGCTGCTCTTCCTGAGCGGCGCCCTGCACTACGACCTGGTGCTCGGCAACGCGCTCAAGGCCATGCTGGTCGCGGCGCTGACGGCGGTCGCGCTGGCCGTGTTCGTCGTCGAGGACAAGGTGTGGTGGCTGCCGGGGCTGATGCTGTCGGTCACCTCGGTGATCGGGGCGCAGCTCGGCGTGCGCTTCGCGCTCCGCGGTGGGCAGGACGCGATCCGCAAGGTGGTGTTCGTCGCGGTGGTCGCATCGTGCATCGCGGCAGCGCTGCGCTAG